The window AAATGTAACCCATACCTTGACTGCCTTGCAAGAATTGGCGAAGTTTTATCGTCAGAAGTTCAATCCTGTGATTGTGGGAATAACCGGCAGTAATGGTAAGACGACAACAAAGGATATGTTGAAAGCTCTCCTTTTATCAAAGTATAGAGTAGTAGCTACTTCTGGTAACTACAATAACGTAATCGGTCTTCCCTTGACGCTTTTTGAGATTTCTCCTGATACGGAGTTTCTGGTTCTGGAAATGGGGACTAACCACGCCGGGGAAATTAAGAGATTGGCAGAAATTTCGCTACCACAAATGGGAGTAATTACCAACATTGGCACTACTCACCTCCAATTTTTCCGTTGCATTTCCAATGTGCTTTCTGCTAAAATGGAACTTGTTCAACTTCTGCCTCGGAGAGGGAAAATCGTATTAAATATAGATGATTCCCATTTGAGAAGCCAGTTTAAGAAGATAAAACGGGAAATAATTACTTTTGGAATAAACCCCCAAGCTGATGTCCGGGCGAGCAATGTTATAGTAAATAGTCCCGGGGAGAAAGAAAGACTTTCTTTCACCGTCCATGCGGGGAGAGATAGAAAAGAATTTGATTTATACTGTTTGGGACGTTACAATATTTATAATGCGCTGGCTGCCATAAGCGTTGCTAAACAGTTTGGTGTCTCTCTTTCCCTGATGGCTGCTGTGCTTGGGAAATTCAAATTTCCCAAACTGCGGATGGAAAAGTTGAAATATGGCGAGGTAACAATCGTTAACGATGCTTATAATGCCAATCCCACTTCTGTGAAAGCTGTATTAAGTGAATTTATTTCCTCTTTTCCCTCGCAGCGGAAAATAGTCATTCTGGGTGATATGCTGGAATTGGGCAGGATGAGTCGAAAATTTCATCAGGAGATTGGCAAGATAGTGGCTACTAGCCCAATTTATAGCTTAATCACCATAGGAGAGGATGCCCAATTTATTGCTCAGGCTGCTGGGAAGTGGGGAATGGAAAGGAACAATATATTCTCTTTTAAAGATAAGAAAGTTGCCTCCAGGAAACTAAAAGAATTACTTAAGCCAAAGGATGCAGTGCTAATTAAAGGATCTCGAAAAATAGGATTGGAAGAGGTAATAAAATTTCTTCCGAAAATTTCAAAAAAAGCCCCCGATACATCGGGACTTTGTCAGGAGTAGCGAAACTTGTTTCGCGATTGGTGGACGCAGAGCTGGAGTAGCGAGACTTGTCTCGCGATTAGTTATCGCAGAGCAAGCTCTGCTACTCCTAACGCACCGCAAGCGGTGCTGCTACTCCAACTTCCGCTTTAGCGGAAGAATGAACAATAGCTATCTGGAGAGTAAATGTTCTATCATATCTTTTATCCTCTACATGTGTACTTCTTTCCCTTCAATGTTTTCAAATACATAACTTTTCGCGCTGGAGCTGCTATATTTACCTCTTTACTTTTGAGTTTATTCATTGCACCTTTATTAATAAAGAAATTGAAACAATGGCATATCGGTCAGCAGATACGGGAAGATGGCCCGCCCACCCACATGAAGAAAGCAGGAACCCCCACAATGGGCGGATTAATCATTCTCGTTAGCCTTGTTATTTCTACTTTTCTCTGGGCTCGCCTCGATAATCGCTTCACTATAATTATTCTTCTCTCCACTCTTTGGTTGGGACTGTTGGGTTTCCTTGATGACTATCTGAAATTAATAAAGAAGCGTAGTCGGGGACTTATGGCAAGGTATAAACTCTTCGGGCAGTCAATTCTCGCTTTAATTATTGTAATTTATCTTTTCTACTATCCAGCCAATTCCGGATACGTAACCCAGCTCAATATACCTTACTTGAAAGATTTTTTTATTAATTTTGGGTTACTTTACGCACTTTTTGCTATCCTACTTGTCGTTGGTTCCTCCAATGCAGTAAATTTGACCGATGGTCTGGATGGGTTGGCAGTGGGTTCCATCATTATTGTAGCAATGACCTATGCTTTAATGGCATACCTGTCAGGACACGCTAAGTTTAGCGGTTATCTAGGCATTGTTCCTGTTCCTGGTGCTGGGGAACTCTCCATTTTTCTGAGTTCAATGGCAGGGGCGGGTCTGGGATTTTTGTGGTTCAACAGCTATCCAGCAGAAGTGTTCATGGGTGACACTGGCTCCCTCTTTTTAGGGGGGACAATCGGTATCGTTGCCTTGTTGATTAAACAAGAACTTCTCCTGATCATTGTGGGAGGAATTTTTGTAGTTGAAGCACTATCAGTAATTCTACAAGTTGCTTCTTTTAAGCTGCGAGGTAAGAGAGTGTTGAAGATGGCACCTTTGCATCACCACTTTGAATTGATTGGTTGGTCCGAGCCGAAAGTGGTAATCAGGTTTTGGATTGTGGGGATTATTTTAGCCTTAATAGCTTTAAGTGCGCTAAAACTCAGATGAGAATAAAAGAAAACTATCAAGGAAGGAAAGTGTTAGTTATTGGTCTGGCGCGAAGTGGCTTAGCGGTAGCTAATCTATTGACCATTCAGGGCGATAGAGTCACAGTAACCGATGAAAAGAGTAAAAGGGAATTAATAAATAACATTAAAAAACTTAAAAAAGGGATAAAGATTTTTCTGGGTCGCCAGGATTCAGTCAGACTAAAGAATTTAGTCTCTGAATACGACTTGTTAGTCATAAGTCCTGGTGTTCCCCAGGAAAATCCCCTGGTGGAGAAAGCAAGGAAGTTGAAAATCCCTGTGGTGAGTGAAATAGAGGCGGCATTCAACATTGCCTCTTCTAATCTCCACTGGGAAACTTTGTCTTCTCCTCCGCTGGTAGCTGTTACAGGAACCAATGGAAAAACCACAACCTGCGAGTTAATTGCAGCAGTATTAAGGAGCAACGGAAGAAGAAAAGTAATAGTTGCCGGTAATATTGGTACTCCTCTATCTGGTGTGGTGGGGCAGATTAGGGAGAGGACTGTTTTGGTCCTGGAAATTAGCAGTTTCCAGTTAGAGAATGTTGAGTCTTTCCATCCCTATGTGGCAGTGATTCTGAACATAACTCCTGACCACATGGACAGACACAGAACAATGGGTAAGTACATCCAGGCCAAAGCCAATATTTTTAAAAAACAAACAGAAGAAGATTTCTGTATTCTAAATGGAGACGATAAGAGATGTAAGATTCTGGAAGGGAAAGCGAAGTCTCAAGTTATCTTCTTCAGTAGTAAGAGAGCCTTACGTAAAGGAGTTTTTGTTGAGGGGAAAAGAATAGTTTCTAATTTAGACTCGAGGGCAAAAGTTCCTTCTGATAGAGGTGAACTCTTAGTTAAACACGTAAGAGTTCCTGGTCCCCATAATTTAGAGAATGCTCTGGTAGCCATTGCCATAGGAGATATATTCAGTATATCGAGAAGTAAAATCAGAAGGGCAATTGAAGCCTTCTCAGGAATAGAACATCGTTTGGAAATAGTTCGAGAGATCGATGGGAGGAGATTTATTAACGATTCTAAGGCGACAAATGTTGATGCTTGTAAGAGGGCGCTGGAAACATTTCCTGCCCCGATTATACTCATCATGGGAGGTTATGATAAAGGCGCGCCTTATAGGCCACTGGCGAATTTGGTTAGAGAAAAAGTCGCTGCCCTTATTTTGCTGGGTCAAGCTGCTTCCAGAATAGAGAGGGAGTTAATCGGTTCAGTTGCTATTTACAGAGTAGATGGAATGAGGGAAGGAGTAGAGTTGTCTTATAGTTTAAGCCAACCAGGCAGTTCGATTCTTCTTTCGCCAGCCTGTTCCAGTTTCGATATGTATTCCGACTTTGAAGAAAGAGGGAAAGATTTCAAAAGATGGGTAAAAGAGATCTAAGAACTCAGAAAAGAAAATGGGGAGACCCGAGATACAAGCTAAAGAAGGGCCTATATACACCAGAATATCATCGTGGCGATATTTTTCTACTCTCCGTTGTTCTCTTCCTGGTGTTCGTAGGTGTGGTGATGGTTTTCAGTGCCAGTGCAATTGTATCCCATGAAAAGTTCGATACCAGTTATCTCTTTTTAATCAAGCAGATTATCTGGACAGTGATGGGTGTATTCTTGATGCTTGTTTTAGCAAGGATTGATTATAACAAGTTGCAGAAGTTTTCCCGACCGCTTATGGTTTTCTCATTTAGTCTTCTGGTTTTAGTTTTGCTGATAGAATCTGGAGAAATCAAGCGTTGGCTTAAGTTCGGAATGGTGAACTTTCAACCCTCGGAGATGGCAAAAATTTGTTTGATTCTCTATATAGCGGATGTTTTAGACCGGAAAGGAAGCAAGCTCCAGGATTTCAAAAAAGGGCTTTTGCCAATTCTAGCAATAGCAGGAATATTTTTGATACTTATCTATGCTGAGCCTGATCTGGGAACTGCGGTTATCTTGGGACTGGTTGTATTGGCGATGCTGTTTATGGGAGGAGTTAGGTTTTTCCATCTTCTCTCGCTTGTCCTGGCAAGTATACCACTTTTATATTTCGCAGTTTTTCATGTGGGGTATCGCCGGGAACGAATTCTAACCTTCATCAATCCTTGGGCTGATGCCCAGAGAATAGGCTACCAGATTATTCAGGCTCTCCTTGCTCTTGGCTCAGGAGGTTTTTTTGGAAAAGGACTGGGAGCTTCCAGGGCTAAATTATTCTTTCTACCCGAGCCTTATACTGATTTTATCTTTTCCATAATTGGAGAAGAGCTCGGATTTTTGGGTGCCAGCTTGATAATATTTCTATTCGTTATTATTGCCTGGAGGGGACTACATATCGCTACAAGAGCGCCCAATCAATTCGGAAATTTATTGGCTGCGGGAATCACCTTTTTAATTACTTTCCAGGCTGTTTTAAATATCAGTATAGTTACTGCTTGTCTGCCAACTAAAGGGATCACCTTGCCTTTTCTCTCATATGGTGGGTCTTCTTTGGTCTTCTCGCTGGCGGGAGTGGGAATACTTCTCAATATTTCCCGACAGACATAAGACAACAAAAAAGGGGACAGGTTACTTTTTGACAAAAAGACTGGAGTCCTCTCGAAAGGGAGGGCGTAAATAGAAATCCCCACTTAAATTCTAGGGACAGGGGCTTGTTATGCAAATTTTGATTGTTCTGGGAGGTACTGGAGGACACATTTATCCAGGTCTCGCTCTGGGAGAAAAGTTGAGAAGTCGCAATAATGAAGTTATTTTGGTAGGAAAAAAAAGAGGGATTGGCGAGAGGATAGCACGAGAAAGTGGATTTTCATTCTTCCAAATCGTAGGAGAAGGATTAGTAAGAAAATTCTCATTGAAAGTTTTCCGTTTCTTTGCAAAATCTATCCAAGGATTCTTTCAGTCTATACAAATTTTTCGTTCTTTCAAACCAGATACAGTTGTAGGAATGGGGGGATATTTATCCTTCTCAGTAGTTCTGGCAGCGAAAATATCCAGGATAACTTGTGCGATTCATGAGCCAAATGTTCTTCCTGGACTGGCCAATAGAGTTTTAGCCAAGATAGTTGACAGAATAATGGTCAGTTTTAAAGAGACGGAAAAATATTTTCCATCAAAGAGGACATTTCTTACGGGAAGTCCTGTTCGCCAATCTATCTTAAGTTGCCCGAGAAGTGAGGGCTTGCGAAAATTGGATCTGGTAGAAGGGAAAAAGAATATTCTCGTTTTTGGAGGGAGTCAAGGTGCCCGTAGCATAAATTTAGCAATGGTAAAAGCATTAAATTTTTTGAATCCTTTGATAAAAAAGATTCAAATTATACACGTCGTGGGCATTGAACAATTTTCGGAAATAAAAGAAGAATACGAGAAAAGAAATTACTCATCACGTGTTCTCCCTTATCTTCTCCATATGGAATATGCCTATAGCTGTTGTGACCTGGTAATTTCCCGTTCTGGAGCAAGTACTGTCGCTGAAATCATAGCAAAAGGCTTACCCAGCATTCTTATTCCCTATCCTTATGCAACTCGTGGACACCAGAAGGCGAATGCTGAGTTTCTATCAAAAAGAGGGGGTTGTCTACTTATTGAGGACAACCAGTTGACAGGTGAGTTACTCGCTGATGTCATCATTCACTTGATTGCCGACGAGGCAGAGTTGAGGGGAATGGCAGAAAATACGAGAAGACTTTCTATTGACGATACAGCTGGCAAGATGGCCGATTTAATTGAAGCAATGTAAAAGCTTGTCGAAAGGATAAACCAGAATGTTAAAGAACATTCAACACATACATTTTGTGGGAATAGGCGGTTCAGGGATGAGCGGAATTGCTGAAGTCCTGATAAATTTGGGCTATAAAGTTAGTGGGTCGGACCTTAAACAGACAGAAGTAACCGGGCGGTTAGCATCCCTGGGCGGCAAAATATTTATTGGGCATAAGCCTGAACAGGTAGGAAATGCCCACGTGGTGGTTACTTCCAGCGCGGTTCTTCCTGATAATCCGGAAGTGGTTCAAGCAAAGAGACTTAAAATCCCCGTTATTCCTCGGGCGGAGATGCTTGCCGAGTTGATGAGGCTGAAGTATGCAGTGACAATTGCCGGCACTCATGGAAAAACAGTGACCACTTCACTTGTATCCATGGTTCTTGCCGAGGGCGGATTGGATCCTACAGTAGTAATTGGTGGGCGTTTAAAAAACATAGGCTCTTCTGCCAAGATGGGTAAGGGAGAGTTTATAGTAGCTGAAGCAGATGAGAGCGATGGCTCGTTCCTCAAACTTACTCCCACCATTGCGCTGGTCACAAATATCGACGATGACCATCTTGATTACTACAAAACCCTGGATAACATCAAAAGCACTTTCGTCCAGTTCGTAAATAAGGTTCCTTTTTACGGATCTATTATTCTTTGTGGTGAGGATGAAAATATCAAGTCGATTATTCCTCGAATAACGAGAAAATATTATACTTATGGAAGAGGGAAAAATTATGATTTTTATGCGGAAAATATAGTATACGAAGAGATGCACACTGAATTTGACCTCTGCTTTTCGGGGAAAAATCTGGGCAGACTCAAACTACACTTTCCTGGAGCTCATAACGTTCTCAACTCTCTGGGCGCAGCTGCAGTAGGTATTGAACTGGGAGTAGGATTTGAAAAGATTAGAAAGGCTTTTCTTGATTTTACTGGCGTTAGTCGAAGACTGGAGATTAAAGCCAGAAAAAAGGATATAGTATTTATAGATGACTATGGGCACCATCCCACAGAAATAAGAGTAACTCTGGAGACAATCAAATCGATCTGGCCAGAAAGGAGACTGTTAGTTATCTTCCAGCCGCATCGGTATACACGCACGAGAGACCTGGCAAAAGAATTTGGACCTTCTTTTAATAGTGTCAGCCGAATTTGGCTCACAGATATATATTCTGCAGGAGAAAAACCCATTCCAGGAATCTCTTCATCATTAATCCTGGAATCCTTCCCTGCTGAAAAGAGAGAGACTGTTACATTGGTTTCAGACCGAGAAGCTATAATCAAGGAGGTTGTAAAAAGCCTGCGACCCCAGGATGTGCTCGTCACATTAGGAGCTGGGGATGTCTACAAAATCGGCGAAGAAATCTTGAACAAAATTTAAACTCTGAACTTATAACTGGAATCCTCCCCAAAGGGCAAAGAACAGTATTCTAGAATCTAATGATATGTGCTATAATGTATTAAAATCTATCAGTTAAAAAGTAGAATAGGTTATGGTTAAAATTACGCTTACTCATAAAATCCGGCTTAAACCGACTTATAAGCAGGAGAATTATTTCAGGCAGGCATGTGGCGTAGCTCGTTTCACATGGAATTGGGCATTGGGTGAATGGAAAAGGCAATATGAGGCCTGCAAAAAGCCAACAGGATTAGGGTTAAAAAGGCAGTTCAACGCCATTAAGCCCGTTGAATTTCCGTGGATGTATAAGTTACCAAATATGCCAGCCAGCAGCCTTTTATTTTCTTGCAAAGTGCATTTAAGCGTTTTTTCGACAAAAAGGCAAAGTATCCTCAATTCAAGAAGAAAGGAATACATGACAGTTTTTATATAGGTTGCGATCACATCAAGATAGAAGACAAAAACGTGGAACTGGATCAACCGCTTCAAACCTGTGAGAGCCAAGCAGGTATAGGTGTTGATTTAGGGGTAAGAAGGCTGGCAACCTTGTCCAATGGGGAGGAATTTGAAGGACCTAAGCCACTAAAGAAGCAATTAGGTAAGCTCAAACGTTTACAGCGGCAATTATCTCGTAAGCAGAAAGGCTCGAATAACCGCAATAAGGTGCGGATAAAAGTGGCAAGGTTGCATTACCGTATTAGTTGCATTCGCCAGGATACACTACATAAGCTTACGTCGCATCTGAGCAACAATTTTGCCGCTATTGCCATTGAAGATTTGAATGTTAAAGGTATGATGTCTAACCATGTGCTGGCCCGTAGCATTGCCGATATGGGATTTTATGAGTTTCGGCGGCAGTTAGGATATAAGTCGCAGATGCGAAACAATCATATCGAAGTTGTTGACCGTTGGTTTCCGTCATCTAAACGTTGTTCTCACTGCCATGTTATCAATGATTCAATAACATTAAGCGATCGGGTTTTTAAATGTAACAATTGTGGTTTGGAGATAGATCGTGAGCTGAATGCCGCTATCAATCTCGAGAGTACGGTGAGTTCCACCGGATTTCAAGCCTGTGGAGAGAAAGGCGCTGGCTCAAACGGAAGTTTGAGTGAAACCGGTCTCAATGAAGCAGGAACTAAGCCGTGTACAGATTTGTACACATTTTAGAGAACGGAAAGGATACGAGAAGAGGCAAAAGAGAGAAAGGCACAATGGATATATTAGATGGATTGCAAAAACTGGTAGGAAATAGAGTGAGAGTTGACGAACCTCTCTCTAAGCATGCTTCTCTCAGGATAGGCGGTCCGGCGAGCTATTTTCTGGAATTGAGAAACATTGAAGAGCTGACTAATGTAGTTGAATTTTCTCAAAAGGAGAACTTAGATTCCTTTGTTTTGGGAGAGGGCACTAATGTGCTCTTTTCTGACGAGGGATTCGGTGGTTTGGTAGTTCAATTGAAAGGTGGGTTTGAGAAGTTTTCCATAGAAGGTAACCAGGTAACAGCTGGTGCAGGAGTGAAGTTGGCTACCCTGGTGGAAAAATTGGCTAAGAGAGGCTTGGCTGGTTTAGAATTCGCTTCAGGGATTCCAGGAAGTCTCGGGGGTGCGATTGTTATTAATGCAGGCACGAAAATGGGTTCCATTGGTGATGTTACCAGAGAGATAAAAATTTTTAGTGATGGAAGGGTGGAAATTTTAAACAGAAAAGAAATAAATTTCTCTTACAGGCATTGTGAGTTGCCCGATAAAGCCATAGTTCTGGAAGTGAAACTGGAGTTGAAAAATGGTAAAAAAAATGATATTATAAATAAAATTAAAGAAAGTCTTAAACAGAGAAAAAAGAATCAACCTGTTTCTACTCTTAATGCTGGTTGCGTTTTTAGGAATCCGGAAGCCTGCGAGGCGGGAAAGTTAATTGAAACTGCAGGGCTAAAGGGAGCAAGATTTGGGGATGCTGAAGTATCAAAAAAACATGCAAATTTCATCATTAATTGTGGCAGGGCAAAAGCTAAAGATGTGTATAATTTAGTCGAAAAAATTCGAAAAACAGTTAAAGAAAAATTCGATATAAACCTTGAATTAGAATTGAAAATAATAGGAAAGAGAATAAAGGGATAGTTTTATGAAAGAGATACTTGATAAATTAAAGACGAAAAAAATAGGAGTACTCTGCGGGGGAAGTTCTCAAGAAAGGGAAATATCTCTCAGGACAGGAGAGGCTATTTACAAAGCTTTAGTTTTCCTGGGATTAACTGTGTCCAAGCTCGATGTGGGTAGAGATATTGCCTTAAGGTTAGCCAAAGAGGGGATAGACCTGGCTTTCATTGCTCTTCACGGGAAGCTCGGCGAGGACG is drawn from bacterium and contains these coding sequences:
- the murF gene encoding UDP-N-acetylmuramoyl-tripeptide--D-alanyl-D-alanine ligase; protein product: MERLTIREIIRAVRGKLICGNQQGEISGVSIDSRTIKKGEIFFALKGERFDGHDFLQEAIDKGAKAAVISKKKKITTKIAIINVTHTLTALQELAKFYRQKFNPVIVGITGSNGKTTTKDMLKALLLSKYRVVATSGNYNNVIGLPLTLFEISPDTEFLVLEMGTNHAGEIKRLAEISLPQMGVITNIGTTHLQFFRCISNVLSAKMELVQLLPRRGKIVLNIDDSHLRSQFKKIKREIITFGINPQADVRASNVIVNSPGEKERLSFTVHAGRDRKEFDLYCLGRYNIYNALAAISVAKQFGVSLSLMAAVLGKFKFPKLRMEKLKYGEVTIVNDAYNANPTSVKAVLSEFISSFPSQRKIVILGDMLELGRMSRKFHQEIGKIVATSPIYSLITIGEDAQFIAQAAGKWGMERNNIFSFKDKKVASRKLKELLKPKDAVLIKGSRKIGLEEVIKFLPKISKKAPDTSGLCQE
- the mraY gene encoding phospho-N-acetylmuramoyl-pentapeptide-transferase, whose translation is MFYHIFYPLHVYFFPFNVFKYITFRAGAAIFTSLLLSLFIAPLLIKKLKQWHIGQQIREDGPPTHMKKAGTPTMGGLIILVSLVISTFLWARLDNRFTIIILLSTLWLGLLGFLDDYLKLIKKRSRGLMARYKLFGQSILALIIVIYLFYYPANSGYVTQLNIPYLKDFFINFGLLYALFAILLVVGSSNAVNLTDGLDGLAVGSIIIVAMTYALMAYLSGHAKFSGYLGIVPVPGAGELSIFLSSMAGAGLGFLWFNSYPAEVFMGDTGSLFLGGTIGIVALLIKQELLLIIVGGIFVVEALSVILQVASFKLRGKRVLKMAPLHHHFELIGWSEPKVVIRFWIVGIILALIALSALKLR
- the murD gene encoding UDP-N-acetylmuramoyl-L-alanine--D-glutamate ligase, whose product is MRIKENYQGRKVLVIGLARSGLAVANLLTIQGDRVTVTDEKSKRELINNIKKLKKGIKIFLGRQDSVRLKNLVSEYDLLVISPGVPQENPLVEKARKLKIPVVSEIEAAFNIASSNLHWETLSSPPLVAVTGTNGKTTTCELIAAVLRSNGRRKVIVAGNIGTPLSGVVGQIRERTVLVLEISSFQLENVESFHPYVAVILNITPDHMDRHRTMGKYIQAKANIFKKQTEEDFCILNGDDKRCKILEGKAKSQVIFFSSKRALRKGVFVEGKRIVSNLDSRAKVPSDRGELLVKHVRVPGPHNLENALVAIAIGDIFSISRSKIRRAIEAFSGIEHRLEIVREIDGRRFINDSKATNVDACKRALETFPAPIILIMGGYDKGAPYRPLANLVREKVAALILLGQAASRIERELIGSVAIYRVDGMREGVELSYSLSQPGSSILLSPACSSFDMYSDFEERGKDFKRWVKEI
- the ftsW gene encoding putative lipid II flippase FtsW — its product is MGKRDLRTQKRKWGDPRYKLKKGLYTPEYHRGDIFLLSVVLFLVFVGVVMVFSASAIVSHEKFDTSYLFLIKQIIWTVMGVFLMLVLARIDYNKLQKFSRPLMVFSFSLLVLVLLIESGEIKRWLKFGMVNFQPSEMAKICLILYIADVLDRKGSKLQDFKKGLLPILAIAGIFLILIYAEPDLGTAVILGLVVLAMLFMGGVRFFHLLSLVLASIPLLYFAVFHVGYRRERILTFINPWADAQRIGYQIIQALLALGSGGFFGKGLGASRAKLFFLPEPYTDFIFSIIGEELGFLGASLIIFLFVIIAWRGLHIATRAPNQFGNLLAAGITFLITFQAVLNISIVTACLPTKGITLPFLSYGGSSLVFSLAGVGILLNISRQT
- the murG gene encoding undecaprenyldiphospho-muramoylpentapeptide beta-N-acetylglucosaminyltransferase; the encoded protein is MQILIVLGGTGGHIYPGLALGEKLRSRNNEVILVGKKRGIGERIARESGFSFFQIVGEGLVRKFSLKVFRFFAKSIQGFFQSIQIFRSFKPDTVVGMGGYLSFSVVLAAKISRITCAIHEPNVLPGLANRVLAKIVDRIMVSFKETEKYFPSKRTFLTGSPVRQSILSCPRSEGLRKLDLVEGKKNILVFGGSQGARSINLAMVKALNFLNPLIKKIQIIHVVGIEQFSEIKEEYEKRNYSSRVLPYLLHMEYAYSCCDLVISRSGASTVAEIIAKGLPSILIPYPYATRGHQKANAEFLSKRGGCLLIEDNQLTGELLADVIIHLIADEAELRGMAENTRRLSIDDTAGKMADLIEAM
- the murC gene encoding UDP-N-acetylmuramate--L-alanine ligase → MLKNIQHIHFVGIGGSGMSGIAEVLINLGYKVSGSDLKQTEVTGRLASLGGKIFIGHKPEQVGNAHVVVTSSAVLPDNPEVVQAKRLKIPVIPRAEMLAELMRLKYAVTIAGTHGKTVTTSLVSMVLAEGGLDPTVVIGGRLKNIGSSAKMGKGEFIVAEADESDGSFLKLTPTIALVTNIDDDHLDYYKTLDNIKSTFVQFVNKVPFYGSIILCGEDENIKSIIPRITRKYYTYGRGKNYDFYAENIVYEEMHTEFDLCFSGKNLGRLKLHFPGAHNVLNSLGAAAVGIELGVGFEKIRKAFLDFTGVSRRLEIKARKKDIVFIDDYGHHPTEIRVTLETIKSIWPERRLLVIFQPHRYTRTRDLAKEFGPSFNSVSRIWLTDIYSAGEKPIPGISSSLILESFPAEKRETVTLVSDREAIIKEVVKSLRPQDVLVTLGAGDVYKIGEEILNKI
- a CDS encoding helix-turn-helix domain-containing protein, producing the protein MVKITLTHKIRLKPTYKQENYFRQACGVARFTWNWALGEWKRQYEACKKPTGLGLKRQFNAIKPVEFPWMYKLPNMPASSLLFSCKVHLSVFSTKRQSILNSRRKEYMTVFI
- a CDS encoding RNA-guided endonuclease TnpB family protein yields the protein MELDQPLQTCESQAGIGVDLGVRRLATLSNGEEFEGPKPLKKQLGKLKRLQRQLSRKQKGSNNRNKVRIKVARLHYRISCIRQDTLHKLTSHLSNNFAAIAIEDLNVKGMMSNHVLARSIADMGFYEFRRQLGYKSQMRNNHIEVVDRWFPSSKRCSHCHVINDSITLSDRVFKCNNCGLEIDRELNAAINLESTVSSTGFQACGEKGAGSNGSLSETGLNEAGTKPCTDLYTF
- the murB gene encoding UDP-N-acetylmuramate dehydrogenase produces the protein MYRFVHILENGKDTRRGKREKGTMDILDGLQKLVGNRVRVDEPLSKHASLRIGGPASYFLELRNIEELTNVVEFSQKENLDSFVLGEGTNVLFSDEGFGGLVVQLKGGFEKFSIEGNQVTAGAGVKLATLVEKLAKRGLAGLEFASGIPGSLGGAIVINAGTKMGSIGDVTREIKIFSDGRVEILNRKEINFSYRHCELPDKAIVLEVKLELKNGKKNDIINKIKESLKQRKKNQPVSTLNAGCVFRNPEACEAGKLIETAGLKGARFGDAEVSKKHANFIINCGRAKAKDVYNLVEKIRKTVKEKFDINLELELKIIGKRIKG